CGGTACAATCTTATCAATGTATCATTCGGTGTCAGAAACCAGGGGGACATCATCATTTTCCATCACCTTTACAGATATCAATTTTTAATGGTACATATTTTATTAGTTTTATCATTAGACGCCCATTAAGTTAATATACAACGCTTTTTATTAAATAAATCCTTGATTGAATAACAAAGACTGAATATCTTATCCATTCTTTGTTAACATAAAATATGTTAGAGAAAGTGAAAAATATTTATTTTGTTAAAAAGTATTATATTCCGAGTTTCATCTTCAGATTTTGTGGGTAAAACACTAAATGGATTGGAATTCTTCAAGAAACAGATCTGAAAAGACTGTTTCTTTTTTATATATAAAATAATACAAACCTAGTCTACATAATGTTGATTATAGTACGTAAAAAGGATTTTCAATTTGGAGATCCTTTTAGCTAATTGTAAGTGTTAAGGGCTGTATCCATAACTAAATGAAAAAAGGAAACTAAAGATGATAAACAGCATGGCAGAGGGAATAAAACACAATACAATAAATAGTTTGGCCCTTTTAGTCCGAGCCTTAGTAAACCATTTGAAGTAAATAAAAATTAGAATACCCATTAAGGGCAGGAATAGATAATTTGTTATCCTATCAACCCATTCCGAATTTCTAATCCAATATCCATCAGGAACAGGGCGAATATCTTTATATTGCTGATCAATCCTATTCTTAACGGTGATAAAAAAATAGGAAACTAACAAATAATAAATGATAATTAGGCCCTTAACCCACCAAAATAAGTATTTGTTAGCTATCACGATGATAAAAATAAGAGCCAATGTGATGAAAAAATCTGTGTATTGTTGCATCCGTATAACTCCTCCTAGATAAGGAATGTCCTATATATGAATATTGCCACACGCTTTAATAATTAATGATTAGACGAGTTAGAAACTAGATTAGTTTTGCTTTTTAATCAACCATACCCAAAATATGGATGAAACAAAAAAACGTTTAGAGCATTAACTCTAAACGTAGCAATCTATAATTTATTTAAGAATTCCAAGTTAAGTATCATCTTTCTTTTTTAATTCCAGCATAAGGGCAATAATTCCGATAAGTCCACCTATCGTAAAGAGGTAGGAAGCAAATGGTATGGGTTCATTTATTAATAAACCTCTTACTCCATAAAAACACAATATAATGTTACCGATTAAACCAATTACAACCCTAACATTTTTATTAATATTTTCATCCCCTTTTTTGTATATATAATACCATATAAAGTAAATTATTCTTCCTTTCGTTTCTAGTTTACATAAGATGGATTGTAAGAAATAAAAGGATCTTTAAGCAAAGACCCTTTTTGTTTTGTATCTGTTAATACTTTAAACCTAACAAAACTCATTTTATTAAATTGAATCTTTAAGTTCAGGTGAATGAGTATAGAGTTTGGCTTTAGATGGTTGAACATTGCAGATAAATAGTGAAATGGCCACTAATAACATAATAAATGCCCCTAAAACCACAACGAATCGTATTGAAATTAACTCAGCAGAAATACCAAAGGTGATGGTAAAGATAATGATAAGGAAAGCCTCTATAAACCCATACAGGCTCACAATTCTCCCCATAATATCAATAGGTATATTATTTTGGTAGAAGGTATAAAACCCCGTATTTGCAAAGGCCGTAGCAAAGGATAAAACAAAAAAACCTATAGCTGCTATAAGAAACGTATGAGAAGCTGATAAAAGAACATACCCTCCTGCTGTGATAATAGATCCCATTCCAATCATCCAAGATGTCGGTATCTTTTCGACTATTATGGTATTCAGTAAAGAACCAACTAACACACCTGCTCCAGCGATACTTACTAAAACTCCATACTCACCTTCAGTTAAAGACAGCACCTTAGTAGCAAAAGCTGCTTCTAACGAATCCGTAGCCGTCATCATTACAATGATCATGCTGAATAAGAGATAGACTGCCATGATATATACATACTGACGACTGAATCTAATCACGAGTTTCCAATCATCTTTTAATAACTTGAAAGATATCCTCGTTGTCTCTGTACCTTTTTCTACTTTTGCAGTGGACTCAACATTTAGCATTCTCATTGTGATGAGGGCAGATAATAATAAAGCTCCTGCATTGATATAGATAGCCATATTAGGCGAACCTAATGTAAACATCATTCCTGCTATAGCTGGACCAGTCACGAAAGCTCCAGAATCAAGTAAACTACGAAGTGAATTAAAGCGTTTCCTTTGTCTCATAGGTATCAATTTTGTGATATACGTGATCGAGGTGGAGTGGTACATCGAACTAGCTATGGTAATGATAAAGACCATTCCATAAATCAATCCCAAAGAGGAGAAGAAAGGAAGCAATACAATGAATATGCTTTGAGCAATATCTAATGTAATCATGAGATACTTCTTGTTTAAACGATCGATAAGACTACCAGACCAAATATTCGTAAAAAAGGTAGATAAAGCCCTTATGATATACAAACCAGATACAGCAAGGGCTGATTCGGTCAGGTTAAGAACAATAAGATTTAAAGCTATAAAGTAAATCCAACTTCCCACACTCGAGATACCAATACTAAACAATAAGATAGACGGATAGCGCCAAGTTTCTAATAATTTTTGAAGTCTCAATTTAAATCCCTCCTAAAACATCATCAGATTTTGCAACATCATTCCAAAACCAAATAAAAAAATCCCACCCCCAAGACATGTAAGTCTTGGAGGCGAGATTTTAAATCGCGGTGCCACCCCAGTTTATTAATATGTCGCCATATTAATCTTGTCAGGTACAATTCAATTATCTATACCCTAGCTCTGTAACGGGAGCACCCGTCACACTATCCCCTCTATAATAGGTTCCAATGTGCTGCTCAGAGGCTTGCTTCAATAAAAAAATTCTAACCCTTTTTCAGCTATCAGGGTTCTCTGTGTAGAATTTAGTTTATTTACTCTTCTCTTCATCGCGTTTAATTTTGTATACTTTAACATAATTATATATATATTGTAAATAGTTATATTATATGTAGTATCTAATTGTAATTAACATAATAGATCTTATCGGAAATAAAAAATCTAAGGATTCTTATACTTCCTTAGATTTTTTATTTATATAGAGTTCGATGGTAGCTATACCTAACGAAATGCCAAAGGCTGTTGAAAAGGCTGTTAGAAAATAAATATGAGGTTTAAACAGGATATCGCTGATTAAATTACTGATAAAAAAGATTGAAAAATATATGAAGAATTTTAAAATAGCTTTTTTCAAAAATGCACCTTCTCTAATGTAATATCTATGACCCCTATACCTTGTAGCTTTTCTTAGAAGGAAGGCCGCCAAGTATCTTCACCTTTCCGCCCTTCCCCTTACTACTTCTTTATATGTTGCACCATTACTCTAAAGGATACTTTAATTCAATAAGTATTGTTTTTCGTTATTTATAATAAGCCAAAAAAATCAGTTTTGAATAAGATAAAAAATAATATAATAACAAATAGTAGTTCACTAATAGTTAACTTATAAGCATTAGGGTTTTTTGCATACTTTCTCTCCATAATGGCTCTAACTGTTTCGGAAACCACAATAAAAATAAATAAGATCACCCACGATTGTAAAAACCAAAACCAATCGGTCGAGTCTCTACTTATGTTTATAATAAACCCTATCAATATACTAGCTATCGTAATAATTCTAATAGTCCAATCCATTTTTTTATGTTTTTCATTAACATGATTATATGAAAAGAGTTTCTTTTTCTTCACTTTTAGCCATTTCCTCATGATGGTATTAAACGAAATCCAAAATAACAAAATAATAGCTAATAACGATATAAACCTCAGTCCGAAAGTAGGTTCTATACTGTACATAAATAGCTCCTCCTATTACCTTCCCTCTATAACTTTCTTATACGTTTCTATATCATTCTGGTTTCGATTTTAGCTAACATAAAACATGGTGAGGAAAGTAAAAAAGCGTAGACTTGTTCAGTAACAACGAGTCTGCGCTTTTCCTTTTCGTTTATATATACTACTTTTACGTCGGGTTTTTTTGTATTGTATTTTAATTACTACTATGAAAATTGAGTTTTTTCATTAAAAGTTTCCTGTATTAAGCATCTTTTCTTGTTCGACCTGGTTTTGTTCCTCTGCCGTAATATGAATTTCAATATCTCTATTCTCTAGTGGAACGTTACCCATAGTGTTATAAGTCCTTGCTTCAGCTTGGTTTTGTTCTTCTGCTGTTAGGTGAACTTCAACATTCTTATTTGATTCTTCAGATGATAATGGCGAAATAACATGGTGACTCATAAACATAGATGTAGATAACCCCAAAATAGATGTACATATTAATAAATGTTTTTTAATAATAATCTTAGACAACCCTTTCCTTTTACCAAATAATAGTTATACATACAATTTTACATAATAGGAATTAAAAAACAATTAAAAATAATCTTTTCGATATAGAAGTACATAAATCTGCTGTATAAAGCTAGTTAATGTAAACTAAATTATAGAAACCTTTCCATTTCTTTAAATGCCGTTCTATTTACGATACACTTATAACACATCTAATATCCATATAAGGGTAATTAAGTAACCAAATGGAGGATAATATGAAATATTTTCAAGTATTATCATTTTTAGTTTTATTCACTTTTGTAGGGTTAACAGGTTGTTCGCAAAAAGAATCTGTTACAAGTATTTCTAATGTTGAAGAGAAACACCTAAAAGAATATAGTGGAACTTATGTAGGCGATAATTCTAAGGTAATGGCTATTATTCAATCCTTACCTGGAGGAGAAACGTTGAAGGAATTAGATTTAGATAATAAGTCACTCAGAGTAACATATGGTTATAACGATGGCTCTGTGTCAGAAAATGATATTTTACAGTACTGGTTTGATGGTAAAAAAACTCTAGAGAAGAATTTTCTTTATAACGCTATCTATTTAACAGTATTAGTACCCAATGCTCAAAGGTACAGTTTTGAAGTAGACAATCAGTCTTTTTCCATATCAAGAAAAGAAATGAGTACTTTTATATCCAAAAATATTGATTCATTACCAAGTGGGGATGAGTTATTAAAGAAGAAAAAAGCCCAGAATTTTATCGAAAGGAATAGAAAAAAGATTGATAGTATGGTTGAATCAAAGCAATCCATCAAACAATTCTTCGGAAATTACCCTATAAAGGAACTGCAGGGATGAGGGATATACTATACATAATTGGTTAGTTAACATAAAACATGTTCCCGGAAGTAAAAAAAGCACAAACCTGTTCAGTAACAACGGGTTTGCGCTTTTTATTTTCCTTTATATATACCTTTATGGGCCCGTTACCAGATGCAAGTGTATTTCTACTATTAAAGATTTAGCTTAGAAGTGAAAGCATACTCTTGATAGCTTGGTATCCAAATGTAAGACCAAAACCTATTAAGACTACACCAGCTATAATGGAAACCCACTTTAACACATTTAGGTTTAATCGTTTACGTCCGAAGTGAACAATCGTAGCCATGAATAAATCCCAACATGTAATTCCTACGAATATGGCCGTACTATACAATAGAGCTTCTTGTTTTCCTAATTTATTTATAACGCTTGTTAACATAGATCCATAAATCCCAATCCAAAAAACGATATTTAAGGGGTTCGATACAGCAATTAAGAAACCTGATAAAAATGATTTTCCTAAGGACTCTTTCTTTTGAGCATTTATATCTTCAGAAATATTCATTGAAACATTTCTAATACTATCGTATCCTAGATAGCTTAACGTAATAAACCCCAAAAGCCACATAGTGAGTTTGACACCTCCGTACTCAAAAATACGTGTTATTCCAAAATAAATGAGTAGCATCATACATACGTCAGCAATCATGGCACCAATTCCTACAAGCCATGCATTCCAAAATCCATTTTTTATTCCCTTATTGATTTGAGCTACATTAATAGGACCTACTGGTGCAGATAGGGAAATGCCTAAAAGAAAGTAACTAAAAAGACCACTAGTCATGTGTTTCACCTCTATAATTGGATGATGCATTACGATTTTTTTCTTTCCTCTTTCTCCATGTTATATAGGAAAGACAAATAATCACTACACTGATAGGTATAACAACAGAAGTTCCTATAAAGGGGTAAGCAGCTAAGCATAAGATGCACGATAAGAAAGCTAATGCCTTTCCTAGTTTATGCTTAATCAATTTTACCCCTGCAGCTGTACCAATCACATATGTCGCAATAGCTAATGAATTGGGCACTAATACTAATTGATCTAACCTAATATTTAAAATGAAACTAATCACTACACCGGCTACGGAGAATAGACCAACTAGAAGTACAGATCTATGAGGTACAGCATTTTTACTATCATATTTATCTAGCCATTTTGGTGCTAATTTATCATGAGCTAAGGAATAGCCTAGACGGCTAATACCAGCAATAAATGCATTCGTTGTACCTAAACATATAGTAAGAGCCACTATTCCAGTTATCCATGCACCATTCAAACCGACAACTTTCCTCACTACTTCGGCTAAGGAGGCATTATTTAGTGCTTGTTCAGTGGATGTCCCTCCTAGTGTATAGGATTGCGTTCCCACTACAGCTAAGGCAATTCCGATATACAAAATACCCACTATACATATAGCTCCCCATGTTGAGAACATAATGTTTCTCTTTCTAGGTTGCTTAAATTCTGGAGCTAAGCTTGATATCGCTTCCCATCCAAAAAAAGACCAAAATATTAACATAGCAGACTGTCCCACTGACATGATATTGTCTTGATTAATACGTAAAGATAACTGATGGTATTGAATGTGTGGCAGAGATAACAAAATAGTGGAAAGTAAGATGAGAAATGTGAGAGCAGCGATAACAAGTTGAACTTTACCACTCGTCTTTAACCCAAAATAATTCCCAACGGTAGCGATTATGAGTAATAAAACAGCGATTATGTATGCAAAGAAATCTGGTAAATCGAACGCAAAGGCTATGTACATTCCTCCTGTTAGTGACACGATTATTTGCCCAAAGCTTCCAGCTATGAAGAATAACCATCCAGATAAAGCTCCTGTATAATACCCAAATGCTTTATTAGCAAATGTAGCGATTCCCCCTGAACTGGGATACTCAATGGAGAGACAGGCAAACGTGCAGGCAAGTGGAATACTTAATAACACCATCCCTATCCATGCTATCAGTGAATGGCTTCCAGATATTCCTGCTGTTATGCCCGGTAATATTAAGATTCCTGAACCTAATACAGCACCCACATATAGTGCTACTCCGTGAGGAGCTGAAATACTTTGTTTTGATGACTTATCCAATACACTTCCTCCTTAATCTATAGGTTTACTAGCATTATAAAAAACAATAAGGTATATTTATATGCAGAAATGTACAAATAACGGATTTAACATTTTATTTTTGGATAAAAATCATCTGAATCATAAACAAAAGTGAAAAAGGGTGAAAAGAGTGGACTATATTGATTACAAAATCCTTAAACTTCTTCAGGAAGACAGTAGAATGACCATTATCCAATTGTCTAAAGAACTTCACCTTAGTCGTCCTAGCATAAAAGAACGCTTAAGACGACTTCAAGAAAGTGGAGTAATCGAGGGATTTACTACTCGTATATCTCCAGAAGCCATCGGAAAAGATGTACAGGCCATTATTCAGATTGGAAGTTTAAAATGTAAATGTCGGGATTTTGAAGATAAAATACGAAATGAGAAAGATATTTTAGAGTGTCATCGGGTTACAGGAACAAATAGTTATTTTATGAAAACGGCAGTGGCGTCTATGCATCAATTAGAGGATTTAGTAGATAAACTTATTCCTTATGGTCAAGTAACAACATCTATTATATTTTCATCTTCTATATCCCATCGTCCTTTGCTGCCAGACATCGAGGAAGAAAAGCTAGTTAGTGAATAATAAATATCAAATAAATTTTAGTTAACATAACCTATATTATCAGAAGTAAAACAGGCGTAAAACCTTTGATTGACAAGGGTTTTACGCTTTTCACTTTTCCCATAAGTATAATTTTATGGATGAATTTTGAACTCTGCCTATATTCTTTTTCTATAAATCTAGATTAAAAATAGATATCCTGTCTAATTAATGAAATCCCATCAATTCTTTAACTTGATTAACGTTTTTTATAGAAGTTAATGTTTCTAATAATAAGAAGGCAACATCAAAACCAGTACTAGGATTTGAAGAAGTAATAATATTTTTATCTACAACGATATACTCATCTTGAACTAAGACACCCATCTCTTTTAATTGTTTTTTTCTAACACTACTAGGGTGACTGTATGTAGTAGCTTTCCTACCTTTTAAAATCCCACTTTTCCCAAGTGAAAGGGCAGCAACACAAATACTCGCTATAGGTTTTCCCATTTTGTCAAATTCACGGATCACTTGCAAAAACCTTTCATCAAAAGCATCTTCGTAAAAATGAGCTTCTTCAAAACCACCCGGTATGGCAAGAGCATCAAATTCCTTTACATTGATATCTGAAACTAACATTTCTGGGGTTACAGTAAAATTCCAGGTGCATGTAAGTGTTGAGTGTAAACCAACCGTGACTAAATCTGTTGTACCATCTCCTTCAAATTTATTCCAACCGAATACATCTGTGAAAACACTGGCTTCTACAGCTTCAAACCCATTTGCTAAAAGCAACAATACCTTTTTCATTTCATCATCTCCCTTTCATTTATTTTATTAAATAACTTTCATGTCTTACATATAGATAATTAGGTTATCTCTTATAGTAACTTTACTAAGTTAGAAAATTGTTTGATAATACTTAATAAAAAAAGGATGATAATGAAATGGACTTAATAGATAAAACAATACTTCACGAATTGCAATTGAATGCCAAGATATCAATGAAAGAATTGGCCCAAAAGGTTTATTTGTCGCCTCCTTCTACCATTGAACGAGTAAGAAAACTAGAAGAGAAAGGGATTATCAAGGGATATAAAGCAATTATTGATGCAGAAAAACTAAATAAAAATATAACGGCGTTTGTTTTGTTTGAAACAACGAAGTGTAAGGATTTGGTGGAATTTTGTAGTCAACACCCTGATGTAATAGAATATTACCGTGTTGCTGGGCAAATCAGTTACATAGCGAGAGTATGTACAGAATCCGTTCATACCTTAGAGGAGTTTATTGATCAGGCCATGATGTATGGTACCCCTTCTACGAACATCGTTTTATCCTCAAACGAGGATATGGAAACAAAATTAACTGGAATTAATAGTACTGTATAATTCTTAGAGACAATTATTTTAACAAATCGTATGTTCGTTTAATAAAACTTAGTTAACATAAAATGTATTACAGGAAGTAATAAAAGCTCAAACTCATTGAATGCCAATAAGTTTGAGCTTTTTCTTGTCATTTAAGTATACTTTTATGGACTGATTTTTTTACACATAAATCAAATAATTTATTCAATTGTCGAGTTTACTTTAACGCAAGCCATTCAAAAACATTTGAGTAATTTCAGGACCATATTTTATCAAATTATCGCTATCAATCGCTTGACTCTTCAATCCCTCCGTGAAAATATGCATTAACATCAGTAATACCTCATCAGAATATGCGGGATTAATTTTTCCTTCCTTACGCCCTTTTTGAAACATTCTTAAAACTAATCGATCACTTTTTTCTTGTGCATCCTTATCAAAAAAAGTCGGGTCGTTTGCAAATTGCTGCATTACATTATGAAAAAAGATTGATGTCGTACTTTGGATTTTTTTCATTTTATATTGCGTGAGTTCCATATACGTTTGTTCAAATGATAAATTACTTTCAATCAAACGTTCATATTCTTCAAGGATGGAAGCAAATGAATTATGAATCGTTGTATTCATTAAATTATCTTTTGTATTGTAATAATTAAATAAAGTTACTTTACTCACAGCAGCCCTTTTTGCAATCTCGTCCATGGTTATATTTGTGATGTCCTTTTTATTCAGCAATTCAAGCGTAGCTTCTTCAATATCTTTCATTTTCTTTTCTCGTCTTATATCAAAACCATTTTTCTTCGTCATCTTCTCACCACATTTTTTTCCTTTTTCAATTACTTTCTACATATATATAGTATTTCTTTTTTTGAACTAATTCAAACTTTTTAATTAAAAATAGTTTGAATATACATAGTAACAGGCGTATATTATGAACTATAAAGTTGATTTCAGTAAAAAATTAATTCTCATAGAATAGGAGATGAGACGAATGGTTATATCAGAAATTAAAGGGTTGCAAAAAAAGTATAAATCTACCCAAGCCTTAAAAAATGTAACGATGGATTTAAAAAGAGGTGAAGTATTAGGGTTTATCGGACCGAATGGGGCCGGAAAATCGACGACCATCCGAATCCTACTCGGCATTATCAAATCTAGTGGAGGAACAGCCAAGATCTTCGGAAAGGATGTCTGGAAAGATTCGATTGAAATCCATAAACGACTTGCATACGTTCCTGGTGATGTAAATCTTTGGCCAAATTTAACAGGTGGTGAAATTATTAATGTATTTATGCGCCTGCAAGGTACAAAGAACGAGGCACGACGCGATGAATTAATTCACAAATTTCAACTTGATCCGAAGAAAAAAGCACGAACTTATTCAAAAGGAAATCGTCAAAAGGTTGCCCTTATTGCCGCGCTTGCTAGTGATGCCGAACTTTATATTTTTGATGAACCGACTAGTGGTCTCGATCCTTTGATGGAAGCTGTTTTCCAAGAAGAAGTGGAGAATTTAAAAAATCAAGGAAAATCCATCCTTCTTTCCAGCCATATCTTAAGTGAGGTAGAACGCTTATGTGACCGCGTAGCGATTATTCGTCAAGGAGAAGTAATCGAAACCGGAACATTAGATGAATTAAGACATTTAACTCGATATCAATACAAGGTTACGACTCGTGACGTCCCGATTGGATTAAAACAAGTGAGCGGTGTACATGACCTAGTGATAAATGGCAAAGAAGCTGTATTCCAAGCCGACAGTGATCAAATTGAGGTCATTCTAGAAGCAATCATGCCTTACCATGTAACAAAGCTAGAGAGTGTGCCACCGACTCTTGAAGCCTTGTTTATGCGTCATTACACTGGAAAGTAGATGAGAAAAATGAAAAATCGATTTAATATGACTGGCGTACTTTTCCTTCATATATTACGTAGAGATTGGTTAAAGCTTCTCATTTGGGCAGTGGCCTTGAGTCTTTTCGCAGGTGGCTTTGCGAGTGCGATATATGAAATGTATGGAAAAGACCCTATTGGATTGATAGCTATGTATGAAACCTTGAAAAATCCAGCAATGATTGCCATGCTTGGACCAACATCTGCTAGTGCCGAAACTTATACTGTGGGGGCAATGTACGCACATGAAATGATCCTCTTTACGGCACTCGTATTTGGCATTGTATCTATTATGCACGTAATCAGTCGTACAAGGAAAGAAGAGGATGATGGAATAACGGAACTTATCCGTTCCTTTCAAGTTGGACGACTGGCCAACACGACTGCAATCGTTATCGAAATGTTTCTTTTACATTTAGTTATAATCGCCCTTTCTACAGGTTTGCTACAAGTTCAAAATGTACCTGGAATGAATTTTTCTAGTAATTTATTATATTCCACTTCATTAGGTATACAAGGTTTCTTATGGGCAATGATTGCACTGATATTTGTCCAATTAGCAGCTGGAGCTGGAAGTGCAAGAGGACTAAGCTTCTTGACTCTTGGATTTTTTTACATTCTTCGAATGGCAACAGATATGAACGCATTGGGTGCTTCTTGGTTCAACCCTCTAGGATGGAGCTATCTAGTAAATGTTTATGTTAATGATAGCTGGCTTCCAATCGTTATTGCTTTCGTTGCCAGTATCGTTTTTATAGCACTAGCATATATTTTAGAACAGGCTCGAGATCTGGGAGCTGGATATTTACCAGAACGTTCTGGGCATGCATATGCAAAAGAACGTCTGTTGAGTCTTCCCGGTCTAGTATTACGACTGCAAAAAATATTTATTATTGGCTGGCTCTTCGCCCTCTTTATATGTGGAGCTATGTATGGGTCAATTTTTGGAGATATGGATGACTTTGTAAGTGAAAATGAAATCATGAAGCAAATGTTCCTTCATAATTCAGGTTACACTATACAAGAGCAATTTATGAGCGTTCTCTTCGTGGTTTTATCTCTACTATCTACGATTTTTATTGTAGGAAGTCTCATGAAGCTCGTAAACGAAGAAAAGAAGGGGCGCTGGGATCAACTTTATGCTACTAAATTAAGTCGCACAAAATTCTATTGGTACCATGTAATTATGGCTTCCATACTAGGAGTGATTGGACAATTTTCTGCGATATTCGGGCTCTATTTAGCCCAACGAAGTGTCATGAACACACCGTTAAGTTTATGGGAAATCACTAGGGCTGGAATTGTGTGGATACCCGCGATTTTCTTCTTTATTGGTATTTTAGCGATCCTAATCGGTTGGTTGCCACGCTTTACGGTGATCATTTGGGCCTATCTAGTATTTGCTTTCTTTATCAGTTATTTTGGGCAAATGATGGATATTCCGGAATTCGCAACTAACCTAGATGTATTTAGTTATATTCCAAAAATTCCAATTGAAGAGTGGAAATGGGGTACAATTATCATCATTAAATTGATAGCTCTTTTAATGATGATTGTCGGCTTCATCGGTTATAAAAAACGGGATTTAGTTAGTAAGTAAAAAAAAGAATTGTATAGGTAATTTTCAAGTATCCTTTTTACAGTTTTTCTTTAAATTATATCTTTCAGTATCACACAAAATTAAAATGAATACCTTATACAAAGTTAGTTCACATGATAGATCTTACAGGAAGTGCATAAAATTCCATATGTTAAGTAAAATATAAAAGATACCGTTAGGCCTCAAGCACCCCCTATTCTATATAAGCGTGTTGATGTAAAAAAGACTACCTCTCGATTTTCTCGTCTTTCTTTCAAGAGGTAGTCTTTTTTCTTTTTATAACTGTATACTCTATACATATTTAGTTCACATAATGTGATTTATAAGAAGCGAAGTATATTTTTAAAAATGCTATGTACTATGTTTCATTTTAAATATTCGGGGTAAAGGATAAAAGGGATTGGAATTCCTCAAGGAACAGATCTGAAAAGACTGTTTCTTTTTTATGTATATGAAATACAAACTAGTTCCCATAATGTTGATTCCAGAAAGTAAAAAAGT
This DNA window, taken from Priestia filamentosa, encodes the following:
- a CDS encoding Lrp/AsnC family transcriptional regulator; protein product: MDLIDKTILHELQLNAKISMKELAQKVYLSPPSTIERVRKLEEKGIIKGYKAIIDAEKLNKNITAFVLFETTKCKDLVEFCSQHPDVIEYYRVAGQISYIARVCTESVHTLEEFIDQAMMYGTPSTNIVLSSNEDMETKLTGINSTV
- a CDS encoding DUF4825 domain-containing protein — translated: MKYFQVLSFLVLFTFVGLTGCSQKESVTSISNVEEKHLKEYSGTYVGDNSKVMAIIQSLPGGETLKELDLDNKSLRVTYGYNDGSVSENDILQYWFDGKKTLEKNFLYNAIYLTVLVPNAQRYSFEVDNQSFSISRKEMSTFISKNIDSLPSGDELLKKKKAQNFIERNRKKIDSMVESKQSIKQFFGNYPIKELQG
- a CDS encoding MFS transporter; the encoded protein is MRLQKLLETWRYPSILLFSIGISSVGSWIYFIALNLIVLNLTESALAVSGLYIIRALSTFFTNIWSGSLIDRLNKKYLMITLDIAQSIFIVLLPFFSSLGLIYGMVFIITIASSMYHSTSITYITKLIPMRQRKRFNSLRSLLDSGAFVTGPAIAGMMFTLGSPNMAIYINAGALLLSALITMRMLNVESTAKVEKGTETTRISFKLLKDDWKLVIRFSRQYVYIMAVYLLFSMIIVMMTATDSLEAAFATKVLSLTEGEYGVLVSIAGAGVLVGSLLNTIIVEKIPTSWMIGMGSIITAGGYVLLSASHTFLIAAIGFFVLSFATAFANTGFYTFYQNNIPIDIMGRIVSLYGFIEAFLIIIFTITFGISAELISIRFVVVLGAFIMLLVAISLFICNVQPSKAKLYTHSPELKDSI
- a CDS encoding TetR/AcrR family transcriptional regulator, translating into MTKKNGFDIRREKKMKDIEEATLELLNKKDITNITMDEIAKRAAVSKVTLFNYYNTKDNLMNTTIHNSFASILEEYERLIESNLSFEQTYMELTQYKMKKIQSTTSIFFHNVMQQFANDPTFFDKDAQEKSDRLVLRMFQKGRKEGKINPAYSDEVLLMLMHIFTEGLKSQAIDSDNLIKYGPEITQMFLNGLR
- a CDS encoding APC family permease — translated: MDKSSKQSISAPHGVALYVGAVLGSGILILPGITAGISGSHSLIAWIGMVLLSIPLACTFACLSIEYPSSGGIATFANKAFGYYTGALSGWLFFIAGSFGQIIVSLTGGMYIAFAFDLPDFFAYIIAVLLLIIATVGNYFGLKTSGKVQLVIAALTFLILLSTILLSLPHIQYHQLSLRINQDNIMSVGQSAMLIFWSFFGWEAISSLAPEFKQPRKRNIMFSTWGAICIVGILYIGIALAVVGTQSYTLGGTSTEQALNNASLAEVVRKVVGLNGAWITGIVALTICLGTTNAFIAGISRLGYSLAHDKLAPKWLDKYDSKNAVPHRSVLLVGLFSVAGVVISFILNIRLDQLVLVPNSLAIATYVIGTAAGVKLIKHKLGKALAFLSCILCLAAYPFIGTSVVIPISVVIICLSYITWRKRKEKNRNASSNYRGETHD
- a CDS encoding DUF4181 domain-containing protein, producing MYSIEPTFGLRFISLLAIILLFWISFNTIMRKWLKVKKKKLFSYNHVNEKHKKMDWTIRIITIASILIGFIINISRDSTDWFWFLQSWVILFIFIVVSETVRAIMERKYAKNPNAYKLTISELLFVIILFFILFKTDFFGLL
- a CDS encoding DJ-1/PfpI family protein; its protein translation is MKKVLLLLANGFEAVEASVFTDVFGWNKFEGDGTTDLVTVGLHSTLTCTWNFTVTPEMLVSDINVKEFDALAIPGGFEEAHFYEDAFDERFLQVIREFDKMGKPIASICVAALSLGKSGILKGRKATTYSHPSSVRKKQLKEMGVLVQDEYIVVDKNIITSSNPSTGFDVAFLLLETLTSIKNVNQVKELMGFH
- a CDS encoding LysE family transporter; amino-acid sequence: MTSGLFSYFLLGISLSAPVGPINVAQINKGIKNGFWNAWLVGIGAMIADVCMMLLIYFGITRIFEYGGVKLTMWLLGFITLSYLGYDSIRNVSMNISEDINAQKKESLGKSFLSGFLIAVSNPLNIVFWIGIYGSMLTSVINKLGKQEALLYSTAIFVGITCWDLFMATIVHFGRKRLNLNVLKWVSIIAGVVLIGFGLTFGYQAIKSMLSLLS
- a CDS encoding Lrp/AsnC family transcriptional regulator — translated: MDYIDYKILKLLQEDSRMTIIQLSKELHLSRPSIKERLRRLQESGVIEGFTTRISPEAIGKDVQAIIQIGSLKCKCRDFEDKIRNEKDILECHRVTGTNSYFMKTAVASMHQLEDLVDKLIPYGQVTTSIIFSSSISHRPLLPDIEEEKLVSE